GTACAACACCTTACTTGGAAGCTGAGAGTGCATACATGCAAAATATGCAGGGTCTTTCACAGATGAAATGTGGGAGTACGTCAAATTTGAGCAATAGTCATATGGACAAGCATGGAGGGTGTGCTAAGCTGGATAATGAATCGATTACGCCTGAGAGTGAAAATGAAGGTCTGTCATATTATCTTGTTTTCCTGTCTTCCTTTTTcaacattaatatatatatatatatatatatatatagaattaatATTAACAATGGGGAAATCTGACAAGCTATTTACTGCAGAAACATCAAATAGATTGGGGTCAGAGGTTGCGCCCTTTGGAGAAGCTGATGACTCAACTGCATTGAGATTGAAGGAAAATGCTTGTGCTAAACCAATGAGTCAAAATGAGGGTGCGCCAGCAGAAAGTAACAGAGGCAATGCTAATATTGCTAGTGAGATTCATGGCTGCGATGATGAACTGTTTGAACCTTCTAGCGGAGCTATTGACTTGATTGGCACATTTGATAATCACAATAAGTGCACTGCTGGGAACTCTAGTTATACTGATGGAGGCACAAGTAAGTTAGAATTTGATCCACATTTGGAGCTTTCTTTGAGAAGAACTTGCATGAGTACTTCAAATTATCAAGGTACTGATGGAAGGCATATGCTGAATCACTCTAATGGGTCTGCGTTTTCATGGTGAGTTACCGAGGTCAAGGAAAAATTTAAGATAGAGttgattttctttcttaaagGTTAATTGAGAGGAAAGAAAGCCCAATtatcttctatttttctttcttttctattttttttaacaaaaaatattttgtttctttttggttaaaatacttttcttttacttataattatgaatttatgataaTGTTCACCAAAATTATAGATTAGTTGTTGGTGTTGTGGTTATGGCAATAGCAATGGAGGTGATGATAGAGGTGGTTGTGATAGTGTGGAGTAGTAGGTGGTTATGGCAATATCCTATCTAGGATTGTTGAAAGGATATTCAAGATCAGGTGATAAGGTTGAATATTAGATTTTAAGATTTTACAAACTCTTATAATCAGCTACTAAGCtactaataatataaatatttcataaatttttaagatCTCAgactaaaagtctaaaaaatgcttaaaaatAGTAAGTTTAGCACGTAACATTATGTTTCAAACTAATGAGCTATACACTGTCAAAGTTTCATCATTGAATTTCTGATCAAACCAATTATTCTTTCTGCAGGTATAATAGTAGTAAGATGCTGCAACCCCTTCTCCCAATACTGTCCAGCAATTGTACCAAAGCCAAGGAGGATGCAAGTGAAACCCATGAACTGTCATCCAATCAACTCTCTGGACATACCAATGGTACTTTTCCTCAGCATGATGCTACATTGAGTAATAGTCAGGAAAATATCACGAGTTTGCTCATTGGTCAATCTGGACAAGCTGAGCTACAGTTTCCAAGTCATCAGCTTGGGATGATTCCTGTACCAGGGGTAAGGTATGATAAGATATGTGCTGGCTATGGGCATTTGTTTCCATCCATGCTTCATACTCAACCTGGTCTACCCCCTGTGTGGAGTCCCAAATCGACCTGCCAGCAAGATCAGTCTCCCCTCATTTCAAGTACTTCGGCTCAATCGAATCCTGAAATTCACAGCTCAGAAATTCACAGCTCAGAACAAGGTTATCACCGCTCAAATGAGACTGCCAACAATTCCATTCACCAAGCTGACCAAGCTGAGCATGAGGAGAATGATTTGGAGCCTGTGGAGGAAAATAGACTTGGTTCTTCCACTGCTGGTCAGACAACTACTAGTATTTTATGCAATGGTGCTGTAGATCATATTAATGGTGTTGCATATGGGAACAGCTCCACTAGGAGGGATGATAATGCCACTGCCCCTGAGAGTTTGAGCGAAAGCGGTCACTTTATTCATGATGGATCTAGAGGACTGGACTCTTCTCGCTCTAGCCAGAGAGAAGCAGCTCTCACAAAGTTCCGACTGAAGCGAAAAGATCGGTGCTATGAGAAAAAGGTACTAACTTCTTTCTATATTTGATTCATCTGATGTTGGATTCATGATCTCCTATATTCCAGTTTTATGCAGAAATTGATGTCTGCTCCAATGCAGCTATGTGTTTGCTTTCTCCATCCAGAATACATGCTGCTACCCCAATTCCTTTTCTGTTCTATGCATAGTCATGAATGTATTCTTCTAACAGTTATGGCCGTGATTCTTGATCCTGTATTAAGCTGCATTAGTGGTTTCAGCTAGCTTTGAAGCTCCAATTAAGTCCTTACACAGATCCCATGAACCTAGTTTCAGAGACCCATCATGGCTCATCTGCTAAGAATGATGCACACACTCTTAGTTGCTTGtgttgaaaatactaaaatcaCACACTaacttgaatttaatttaaatctTCTTGCTCAGGTTCGATATCACAGCAGGAAAAGACTGGCAGAGCAACGTCCTCGAGTGAAAGGACAGTTTGTACGTCAGGTGCAAACTGACCCTCTGGTTGGTAATGTTGATTGTTGAGGGtggtttatgaaattcattgATGCCTGGCTTTGTTGTTGCCTGTCAACATGGGTTTCTCACAGTTTGCCAGTGGATATTGATTATTGCTGCTAAAAAGAGTTCAGTGTCTGGCGTGGTATCTTGTATATCTTGCAGAAGCTAAACAGGAGTCTCTTTAGTGTTCATAGGGTTTTGACTATAATTTTGGCGTGAACTGAAGAAGGTAGTTTTTGTAATTAGGTAGTGGGGTTCCCAGAGTTTTTGCTTTCAACTATTGTTAATATTTTCTCATGCCTACCGGATAGCAGTGTAGAGAAGACTTGTACGATAATTTGCATTAACAGGTTGGACAAAAGTTGATATTCTAAGAGTTATAGCGAAGTTTGCTATAATATGATACTTGGCTTCCATCTTCTCAGACGCTAACAGAAGGTTATTTTTTTGGTCCATTGTTGCATCGAGGACCTGCTTGGTCGCCCATcttaaaaatatgtttggtgTTCTAAATACAAAAGGTAGTGGGTTGCAtttaaaaaatcttgtttgGCTAGGTGTTTTTCAACTGATGAAGTAAATTATTGGTTCTTAAAGTTCGAGGTTTTCATTTTGGCCccttaagtttcaaaattttgattttagcctTTCATATTtgattccatttttttattggcCCTACTATTCATTTTTGTTGGTAATCTAATCGTTAAACGCCTTTCATGTTTAACCATTTCATGAAATACTAGCTCTAAAATTTGGTAGATTTCATGTATTTTGAGTTGGATATTCAATTTGCTAACACTATATCCTTTTTAAGTGCATCTAGGTAACTGGTGTAATacaatttattgttttgagtGTATATCAAATATCTTAGTACCCTAACTATTTCATTCTAGTGGCCTACCCCTTGGTTACTTATGTACCTACTACTTAGCTTGTTGACATAGTAAGGGCATCCCCAGCAgaatcttcaaatttttgtataatttggagaatgaacagtgattttTGCCTTTTAGTTATTCACTTTTTTAAATACACTACCAATAGATTCtctatcttattttttatttcatttaaatattatttcttcattcattatttatttcttttttaactacacatctttcaacatttttttattcaacacctaattattatagtaggaaaaaaacatttgaagagtGAACAATAGTTTATCAAACTTGATGagttactgttcatgagccaaaaaaaaaatttaggaatagAGAGTCCATAGGAGagctttttttgggtttcactCTCTATTATAGAGAGAATTTTGGGTTTACATAGAtcattggagatgctctaagttATGTCTAATCGATGTAGTTTTTTATGTACATTGGATTGACAATTATCCAAGAATACTCTAATTGAGATATACCTTTGCCATTATTTTGTGTTCAATATAGATTTACATCTACATGTGTTCTTGTAGGATTTTCATCATATGTCCTGAATTTGTTGAGTACTTAATATAGTGTGATTGAGAAAAGTTCATTAGATGTTCTTGAaatcttcattctttttattatatctaCAACACCTAAATCTTAATGTTAAACTTACTAGTCAACatcattttggtaaatttttaacaatataattaTTGCTACCTATAATGAGCATATCATCAAAATAACGGCACACAATGATATAGTCATTTGTGGTATCCTTGACGTATATACATTTGTAACATTAGTTTATTCTAAAACCATTTGACATTATTGCATTGTCAAATATTTCTTTAGAGCTTACTTTAATCCACACAGATTTAACAAGCctacaaattttcttttcttatctagGAACAATGAATCTCTCTAATTGTTCCATATAGATTTCACTATTCAATTCACCATTTAAGAATGCAATTTTGACATTCATTTGATGTATCTCTAGATTATGCAAAGCCGCAATATCCATTAAAATACAAATGGATATTATTCTTATAACTAGTGAGAAGTGTCCCTTTGCTAAAGGGATGGACTCTTTCAATAATTTCGAGACAAAATAACTTAAAGGGAAAAGGAAGTTATCGTCTCTACATTTATCATTATTGACTAGTGACATCCATCCAACATTAAATAGTGAATGACCATCTCAGCAGTTGGGATGACAAAATTAGGTATATGACTCTTCCTCCTATTTTCTTATGGCATGGTCAATTTGACAGGGATATCACCACCATTCCCCATTTTTTCCAATGGAATGGGTTCGTTCCTCCTATAAATAGCTCCCCATCTCtatgaaaattaaagatcatGGACAATGGAGAGACAaagcaaagagagaaaaaccaaGAAGAGAAACTACGTGATATACATCATACGAATTGTTCGGGTTGAGTGAGAGAGGGAGGCAAATCATCTTGATTTGAGTTTGagggtttttggattttatatatttgtggtTTCCTTTGTAACAAAAACAAGTATATTGTATTGAGTTAATATTTTACCCACTACAAATGTTATTTCTTCATATTTctgtcccctttttttttggttaatattaAATATTCCGTATTTTTTATTCAAGAATCCAATTTTTGCTTCAAAGGTTGCTTATATAAAGGAGAACTTAGTCCTTGCAGATATGAAACGATGAGATTGTACAATACCGTCCGGGCAATGAGCCTTTGCTGCGGCTTAATTGAATCCATGGTGCTTGTCATCATTAACAAAGACAAATCAAGGGAGttattaaaattgtttttgtatttttactcTTGGGTATCATTAATCAAGTCATGGCCTATTATTCTGAATCTTATTTGCAATACATCGGATTGTCCACCATGAGAGAATTTTGTCACTAgcattttgttttattgttataaTGAGTCGACCAAAATGCTAATTGTCACTGTTGAACATGAATTAGGTAGTGTATGCATATATAATTGAcattataaaactaaaatttgtgACAAATAAAGGGGTTTTGATGACCAGCTTCCAGGCAGCTTCGTGGAAAGGAACAAGGAGTTCGATTGTGGGTAGGCGGCACGTACATCAACTGATTATGATAATcgattttgttttaattgagtGAATGCTTGATGCATTGTATATGAGCTTTGATTCATCatattattttagaatttacGGTGTGATTCAAATAATATGATGTTTGCTCTATAATGTTTATAACAGACTCTATTTCTTTGAAGCAAATCCAGATCAAATAACACAAGGGAGACATTGAAGAAGGGTGCGTCTTACATTCTCAGAAGTCAGAGGCACTAGGTTTGGGATAATTGGCCCCagatttgttaaaaattaaaaagaaagaacataGAGTGATGTAAATTGTAAactgagagagaaaaaatataagaaatggTAAACATGATTTGACAGGACGGTTTACATCCTtagcaaaaagcaaaaaggCTATACGGCTACATTTTTATTATGATGATTTGCGTTACAAAGAACCCAATATAAGGAATATATGAATACATTAAGCAcgcttagtttttttttttttttttttgagaaggataaGCACGCTTAGTTGATAACCCTAAAACTATAGTAATCCATGGTATTACAAAACCATGATATTCTATAAAACTATAGTTAACATATTTATGGAAATATCTTAATATATTCTAATATCTCCCTCAAACAAACTCAATGTTGAGGCTttacaaaaatttgagtttggAAGAAAAGTCTTCAATGTAAGGAAGGTCTTCAATGCCCATTGAATTAATTATGACCCACTAAGAAACCTTTAACATCGTCTAAAAGGGAGAAGCCCGTGAAGGCTGTGATGCACATAAAAAATGCAGAATAACTCTAACACGATAGCGTAAGTAGGCACCTATCCTACATGTGTATTGTGTGGAGCATGGAGAGTGTCATTAGGATAAAACTGGAGTGAGGGCTCTGACCGCATGTGAGACACTGGGACAATGATTTTGAGAGGACTCAAATGGAGATATTAGGAGTATGGGTATAGATCGGGTCCCTATGGATATAAATTTCCAGGTGTGAGCTTTGATGTTGATAGTAGAAGTGTCGAAGGTTGATACATAACAAAGAATTTAGTCCTGACACCATGTTAAAACTAAAGAGATAAAGTAATGTAGATAGTAAATTGAGAAATAGTAGAAGTAagataaaatgagaaaaagttAATATGATTTGGTCTCACAGCTTACATCTACAATATAAAGCCTAGACGATGATATCTTTATTATGATAAATTATGTTACAAATAACCCAATATAGGATACATGTAACAATATATTAGGCTTAATTGGTAACCTTGAAACCATAGTAACCCATGGTATTCCAAAACTATAGTAGTACATGAAATTCTATAAAATCATGATTTCCACATTTATTGAAATATCCTAAATTAATTATTCTAACAATATTCAGAATTCTTGTTCATGTCAATCATTAGAAAAGTTTTTCTTAATATTTGTACAATCACTCATGTCACAACAATAAACACCTTAAATTTATGTGTGACATTTCATTTGTCTAAGAGCAATACTAGAGATccaaaagttttcaaaactagATGAAGTGTTAAATTGTGATTGATATAACATCTTTTCACATGTATGAACCACTAACAccatttttattaattagacaaaattttgtggtccctatattttgaccatattttcaatttggtcctcaatttttatttcattttggtcATTGTATTTTTGAACTTCTTGTCATTTTGATCCTTGTGTAAATGTTTTCTTTATGTTGTTAGATTATAAacaaccataaaataaattctaggATCTTGAATTATCATGATTTCACAACtacacaaattaattataaagttTACCTTGATCCATtgctaaaattttcttaagatcaagttttagtataaaaaacaCTTAATTCTTATAGAATTGGTTTCTCTCTTTTGacccatttttctctttaaCTATTCAGTGTATGTGATGGGGTAGTTGAATGTCTCTTTTAAAGGTAGAGAGAAGATCAAATTCTTTGTACATATAACCTCCACTTGCCCATCAAAGTTATAGTTACTTAAGAAATTTACTTCTCCATTAACCAAATGTTTTAAGGACatgtaactttttattaaactatAACATATATGAAATTATCAAATGAGACAATTTAGTCTTACACCTTACTATCATCtaactcaacaaaaaaaagtctACATGATTAACGGACTTCATAGCTAgcttaaaattatgttttctaTAAGTGAGATGACGATATAAATTGCAATGATagcaagtttaaaaaatattagattCAAAATAAAGTTATACAAACTTGAGGACCAAATTGAAAACATGATCAAAATACAATGACCAAAAAggtattttgcatttttattattcaaccATTATACAGTATGCTAtcttagtatatatataatatatatatatatatatatatttttttttttttggtgtcctATATATACTATATTGTTTATCCAAAGTACAATGTCcattagaataaataaataaaatcaaaaattttctttgttttcttaggGAACGTTTAGTCAAGCGTCCACTCAGCAAAAAGTTAAgacatttgcacaaaaaaaaaaaaaaaaaaaaaagaaaaaaaagagagaaatgataattaatataaaatttcgaatttttcttctttgctcGTCGTTActgtaatttcaaaattttgttcttggaCCTCTTTGTTAATTTATCTCTACTCACACGCAGAGGCACACACATGAATACAAAGAACTTTTGGTTGATGACAAGTGATGAGGACACCACTACCAAACTCTAATGCTGATGCAATGGCATTTCATTGGAAGGCCAAAGTCCTATGCTGCAAGCCTGCAACAAATCATATCATGAATCTATACACGTGAGTAAAGCTAAATACATTTCTACACACATCCTGTTACGTACACACAAATTTGTGTGTAATAAAAACTTGAgcactcatcaaaaaaaaaacttgagcaAAGCTAAATACACTTTTACACACATCCTGTTACGTACACACAAGTTTGTGTGTAATAAAAACTTGATTTCAGTCTGATTAATTACTTAATCCTAGTTTGAGCTCAATATTAAGCTCTTTAACTTGAGATCTAATAAAAGTATATTATTAACCCCAATTAAGCATATTATCAAGCTCATATCATTTGAATGTATGATCCCAattcttaattaattaaaagcttagtaaaatattgatttatttttaagtttatattaaGCTTATTATCAAGTCTATAAGCTTATTATCCCATCAACTCAAAGCTATGTAATAAGTGATGGTTTAGTATAGGCAGTGATCCTCATAACGTAATACAGAAGGtttagaatgatttttttttttttttttttttacgattagggaatgatcttttttttttggttgagaaaaagaTAAGTAATTTTATTAAACTAAATCAAGAATATATTATCTAAATCACTAGGTAGTTCTTCTAATATAATTAGAATTGGTCTTAAAACAGTGATAAATACACACCAGATCTTATATTAATCACATAAGCCTTCCCTAAGAAATAGAGGTCGGAATACTCTCCAAGCCATAGTCTCAAAAATATTCCTTTTTATGAGGACAAAGTATTATTCAACTCCTTTTAAGTGTGAACCCCATCTTTCACCAGAAGTCAATGAACTCAACTCATgtatgttttttaaaaacacacttttatattttgtacTCGTTCATTTGGAACTCTCTGACTCAGTCTCTCACATACTTCCAACAGTAAAGCTCTCATTTCATTCCCACctacttcaaaaaatatatattatatgattccCTTATAAGCTTGAAAGTATTCCTCATAACCTTCATTTATCCTTTACTACATGATCAAAGTGCAGCTCTAGCTTTAGAGGAACAACACAAGCTCAAATGAGTTCATCATCTCCAGCACTAAAGCCTGATGTAGCGCTTTCCCTAACTTTATCACCATCCCCAACTAAGCCCGCTCGCATTGAAGCCATAAATAAGTCTGAAGAAAGAGGTTTACGTCTCATTCAACTCCTCTTGAAATGTGCTAACCACACCTCATCTGGCAATCTCCACCGTGCCGATGCATGTCTCCTCCACATATCACCGCTTGCCTCAGCTACCGGTGATTCCATGCAACGGCTAGCGGCCCAGTTTGCTTACGCCTTAGCAAGCCGCCTTGTCAAGCGCTGGCCAGGCCTTTATAAGGCCCTAGCAAACCGTTCTCTACAACTATCTAATCATGAAATGGATCCATCTTGGGCCTTATTTTCACAGGCCTTCCCTTACCTTCGCTTTACCTATGCCATCATAGCCCAAAACTTGGTCCGAGCCATGTCGGTGGGGCGTGTAATTCACGTTGTGGATTTGGGCTCCGGCGATCCCAACTTGTGGGTCCCACTTATCCAAAGCTTTGCTCTTATGGCCCAGGCCCGTGAGCCTCCCCAGTTGAAGATCACTTGTGTAAATAGCAACAAAGTTGTTCTAGAGAAGTTGGGCCTAAGGCTTGTTAAAGAGGCTGAAGGACTGGACATTCCCTTCCAATTCAACCCTGTAAATGTTAGTCTAAAAGAGCTGACCATAGACATGCTTAAGGTAAGGTCAGGAGAAGCATTGGCTTTTGTCTCAATACTAAATCTTCACGTCTTATTGGCAGAGGATGGTCGAGTGGATGCACATTTTGGGCCCAACAAAGGTAACAAAGTTAAGGATTGTAAGCAAATGGGACAATTTTTAGCAATGGTTCGGTCAATGTCaccaaaattgtttttcttagTTGAGCAAGAAGCCGATCATAACTTAGATCGTTTAGTGGACAGGTTTGTTGAGGGTTTACACTATTATAGTGCCATGTTTGATTCATTGGATGTTAATTGTGGGTCACTTTCATGTGAGGAGAGACTTGCTGTAGAGAAAATGTTTGGAAGAGAAATTGTAGATATTGTGGCGTGTGAAGGGTTGGAAAGGGAGGAGAGGCATGAGAGGTATGCAAGGTGGATTGTTAGGTTTGTTGGAGCTGGGTTCAAGCCTGCGCACATGTGGTGTGATGCTAAGCAGATTATTGAGGCCTATGGTAAGGATGGTTATAAAATTATGAATGATAAATCTAGTTTGATGATCTGTTGGCATGAACGGCCTCTTTATGCAGTGTCTGCATGCATTAGTTAAgctatttttcatttaattgtttttactttGTGAGTTATGTGAAAGCAAACTTGTAATTATTCAATCAAAGAGGTTTTGTTTTGTACAAATAGAATTGTTATTGTCTCATTTACTTTTACCATTAAAATTTACCGACTTTAATTCAATAGGGCATTAATTGTCTTTTGGATTAGGGCCGTAATTAGGCGAGCCAAGCCGAGCCAAGTTAAATATTAAAAGTTTGGACTTGTTCATTTAGTATTATTTTGAACACGGGTCGAGTTTAAGTTGATTACCAAATAAGATTATGTATAAGTTTAGTTCATTTTCTTGTTGAGCAATCTAAAGTTTATTCACGAGTtacttaatatttattaatttattcttttccCATGTATAGTAAAACcattactaaaattttttatctcttCACAAATCTATGAATGTTTACTACAATAGActgtttatattattaataaactacCTACACAGTTCCAATAAGACCAATCCATCTCTAGTAaacaataatttgatatcatatGGACCTATATAGAAATTTATACAATCTAATCtcaagtctatatatatatatatatatatatatgtttagactagtatacatataaaaatataatactatatataatcaaatcaaGCCTCATGTTTACAAATTTGTTCACTAACTCATTATTAATGGTTGAGCCTAAATTAGCGCATGAGCTTGACTTGTTTgctaaacaaatgaacataaacaTGCATTTTTCTTGAGTTAAGCCTAAACTGTTTGGTTTATTTGCAGTCTTATTTTGAGTTTGAAATTAATGTGGCCAAGTAgggacctctctctctctctctctctagatgaaaattaataagaagttggccacatcaatagtttgtaaaaatattgtaaaatagtttgtggtcATAGCATTACTCCTGCCTTAcacttatttttatctttttttagtatctttttaataaaaataatatttgcctATTTGACTTGGATTCTTACCATCATTTGATGTCTTTCAATATAAATAATGAGTAACATCATGAGTTTAATTAATTGATAATGAGTACATAATTATTTTACCAATAAAAGTGAGGAGTCCATAAGTGTTAGTATCACGCGTTTTCCCTAAAATTAATGGGTTTTGGACCTTTTGGAGCACGCCATCATTTAGTTATGCATCATTATTTTTGGTGGATTCTCGTAGAAGTACATCTATAGATTTGCCTCTCATTTGCAATTTCAATTAAGGCCTAATTGATGTTAAAAAACGGGCCTAATAAATAATTAGCCCACAAGTCCAAAACAAATCCTCCATGCATCTCACATTAGTAAATGGAAAATCAAGACCAACAAATTCTAGCATGCACCGATTCAATAGTTAATTAatcaacaacttaaaaatggggttaaaatagtaaattggcaaaagaaaattagtttttttttgcttttttttactgtcaaaaatacccctacctaaaacttaaaaatggagttaaaatagtaaattgacaaaaataataaattcctacttctacatTAAAATGCCTTCCTACTTCtaataaactcctacttttaagttgatttaaattcctacttctacccactaactccctacaaaataggatcactcttttgttagttttaaaactcctccaatctacaaaactcatcccacgtattcatttttttatttattttaaatttcatcaCAATGTAAAGaaatctttacccaaaaaatagaagactCTTACTATAAAACCAGTACTATAACTTCTATTATCACCCCAACATCCCCACTAAAAAGCAGTTATTACTATGTAATTTCTCgagcttttatttttgtttttcactttcTCACTCACGATCTCCTTATTATCACTAACATTCACGTTTGTTAGTCAGTTTTATATTTATCTTATATTTGTGAAGGCCAAGTTTCATTCTCATCAATCTcacgtttctttttctttgtaaatttttttttttttgggacaattTGTTCAATCTGTGCTTTCCaatggttattttttaaaattaagccAAACTTTAGCAACTAATTGATGACTTCAATGGATTTGATGTTAGGGACACATTTTACGAGGCCTAGAATTGAGATTGGTAAATGCAATCAAGACTCAAAATATTCATTGAGCAAACAGGTATCTTCCAAAATTCTTAATAGTATTGATTTATACATTTGTGGGGAAATAATTTCTTCATCAcaactttagattttttttttttttttttttttgtaattgaaaaaagtataaaattcaaattataataaatataaattattaatcattacaaaaaaaaaaaaaaaagaaaaacctctgGACATGGAGTCGTGCAGGTGGGTTACTGCTACTTATTAgggtttaagaaaaaaaagaaaaaaaaattcctcataGGGTTTCAAATCAGTTCAACACAACTAGCCGTCTAACCCGATATAATGTTGTCAGGCTAAAGTCACACAGACATACATACCTCTCTTTGTTGCACGAGCTCTCTCAA
This DNA window, taken from Quercus robur chromosome 2, dhQueRobu3.1, whole genome shotgun sequence, encodes the following:
- the LOC126714387 gene encoding two-component response regulator-like APRR9 isoform X1, with the protein product MRMGEEEVVVSGEEEVEMEMEMESEERRRNEVAPPRVALRILLVEADDSTRQIIAALLRKCSYKVAAVSDGLKAWETLKGRPHNIDLVLTEVELPSISGFALLTLIMEHDVCKNIPVIMMSSNDSISMVLKCMLKGAADFLIKPVRKNELRNLWQHVWRRQTLTGGGYVCQKIEASSENNAASNHSSDCYVYTQKNIECSEKGSDTQSSCTTPYLEAESAYMQNMQGLSQMKCGSTSNLSNSHMDKHGGCAKLDNESITPESENEETSNRLGSEVAPFGEADDSTALRLKENACAKPMSQNEGAPAESNRGNANIASEIHGCDDELFEPSSGAIDLIGTFDNHNKCTAGNSSYTDGGTSKLEFDPHLELSLRRTCMSTSNYQGTDGRHMLNHSNGSAFSWYNSSKMLQPLLPILSSNCTKAKEDASETHELSSNQLSGHTNGTFPQHDATLSNSQENITSLLIGQSGQAELQFPSHQLGMIPVPGVRYDKICAGYGHLFPSMLHTQPGLPPVWSPKSTCQQDQSPLISSTSAQSNPEIHSSEIHSSEQGYHRSNETANNSIHQADQAEHEENDLEPVEENRLGSSTAGQTTTSILCNGAVDHINGVAYGNSSTRRDDNATAPESLSESGHFIHDGSRGLDSSRSSQREAALTKFRLKRKDRCYEKKVRYHSRKRLAEQRPRVKGQFVRQVQTDPLVGNVDC
- the LOC126714387 gene encoding two-component response regulator-like APRR9 isoform X2, whose protein sequence is MRMGEEEVVVSGEEEVEMEMEMESEERRRNEVAPPRVALRILLVEADDSTRQIIAALLRKCSYKVAAVSDGLKAWETLKGRPHNIDLVLTEVELPSISGFALLTLIMEHDVCKNIPVIMMSSNDSISMVLKCMLKGAADFLIKPVRKNELRNLWQHVWRRQTLTGGGYVCQKIEASSENNAASNHSSDCYVYTQKNIECSEKGSDTQGLSQMKCGSTSNLSNSHMDKHGGCAKLDNESITPESENEETSNRLGSEVAPFGEADDSTALRLKENACAKPMSQNEGAPAESNRGNANIASEIHGCDDELFEPSSGAIDLIGTFDNHNKCTAGNSSYTDGGTSKLEFDPHLELSLRRTCMSTSNYQGTDGRHMLNHSNGSAFSWYNSSKMLQPLLPILSSNCTKAKEDASETHELSSNQLSGHTNGTFPQHDATLSNSQENITSLLIGQSGQAELQFPSHQLGMIPVPGVRYDKICAGYGHLFPSMLHTQPGLPPVWSPKSTCQQDQSPLISSTSAQSNPEIHSSEIHSSEQGYHRSNETANNSIHQADQAEHEENDLEPVEENRLGSSTAGQTTTSILCNGAVDHINGVAYGNSSTRRDDNATAPESLSESGHFIHDGSRGLDSSRSSQREAALTKFRLKRKDRCYEKKVRYHSRKRLAEQRPRVKGQFVRQVQTDPLVGNVDC
- the LOC126706937 gene encoding scarecrow-like protein 3, encoding MSSSSPALKPDVALSLTLSPSPTKPARIEAINKSEERGLRLIQLLLKCANHTSSGNLHRADACLLHISPLASATGDSMQRLAAQFAYALASRLVKRWPGLYKALANRSLQLSNHEMDPSWALFSQAFPYLRFTYAIIAQNLVRAMSVGRVIHVVDLGSGDPNLWVPLIQSFALMAQAREPPQLKITCVNSNKVVLEKLGLRLVKEAEGLDIPFQFNPVNVSLKELTIDMLKVRSGEALAFVSILNLHVLLAEDGRVDAHFGPNKGNKVKDCKQMGQFLAMVRSMSPKLFFLVEQEADHNLDRLVDRFVEGLHYYSAMFDSLDVNCGSLSCEERLAVEKMFGREIVDIVACEGLEREERHERYARWIVRFVGAGFKPAHMWCDAKQIIEAYGKDGYKIMNDKSSLMICWHERPLYAVSACIS